Proteins found in one Plasmodium knowlesi strain H genome assembly, chromosome: 12 genomic segment:
- a CDS encoding large ribosomal subunit nuclear export factor, putative, whose amino-acid sequence MYKKVHDMDKKKGKKKQHKDVGSYDLKKTGKFFKYKKNDLKKRSFGVNKNWTNKINNTYRREEKKGSRKPFNSNNHGTGNYGNGRWSSSTPPMNNRKPVCDFENLVNDVVENKMTLKKTDDHFILNLKKMYSINHVWFSVKKNLEHIVLKYILKKKKKNFQYDDVNFYLKKMRKRQGKKGKETENENEEQVLVDENDEQKLHQTARTQNKLLFLNPEDIVFHLDEEGKEILLNSKIWKSKIKQLLKRKISSCEERKNPASPEEDDFTEKSQTIDYLDVPIYLRRLYELENEYNNRDGNNYNVGANNGYTGGNASHNHHQGKKIKLKLLLKRKVNMSSVYNLLYDIGLNLMCEYYKVYVEKYSEDEEKIHLEIIHNKSNVFTDRINNMVVLFKKNPLVYILYVKILLDYYKMREDIFIRKSILECLKHVFMFVLPNENLETLEGNNREVVNYILNVLFNRFNFKDYNFSSFYFFLNALLYIYALENFTKKLFLQYIFILKNSMYSSIPSLFYVSVNNLKEFCLKRRENKFANLNILLEGYLSINKGNPLLLNILKNIITMENMQHYIVFYLFEQVLSNLRFCVEQIVESLKNGDKENILNKKLKKEILSMKRSLFILYKIKSHSFNDITENIIYFATYIFEMFSKNVFELYEKRNILLNEWSIDKMSYIKYTSVEEESLENGKDPKDALRCAEGPKLEDKQPMYDICQVPPPNLSQTSEIEKDAKNEEFSTKGGGESNYSNGSTTKLVGAPSNSQSVRSDNSSAMGASTKETNVISGEEFREGSEETLGGGEKDGNEMQKEAQNDVPNGTQMGAESGSANRKSSGSKNPDRHKRTTDECTFHKYCLYGYLSKTILKVLSSILVNNIYFIIYNRCILLKNQNNSERRGAGKIEEGGGTVEKAPEEKYLHSLNILSLLKIIRSVKSYKIKINFLIIMFLLLYSSNQIDDNIYCYFYSILKNINYYESDHTYNFYGLLTALILTDKNLIRNVSFIKRIFQYSIHAKESWTHLFSLMMIRYLVLKKNMLMKFLFNDENSLFAQNLDNVKNAFMIKFKKYHKGEKIPIVNDEMFLYNKSVNNPLDANSILTHFYEFYNFSSLLNDNFKNALFEFRNIRIFNYNFIQMNNFGAHKNSFANNGFLRNRRPLLGEPGGQIKGPIVNGTMANGSTENADKLNSNEGDSSENLPSNGKNTEEKAPLQNCADKNGNHNDHGDDGDDDIVLNVRTNHPWRRNTQMIDSTKCLSPSMPPPIPPPPSTNGTTINNKNGNWSQFSAIPPPPEPPPPSSHDSSFGYPNTYRYETKDVINILDKISLEYKSAQEQVNMLNIFNNFMHDCCINEKRENNEQVKKQGRFKLINNPYQKYFYDILNIYNNNSFKKFKDKYEIKTKKRADGVSDARGTSEDDDDATESVLDEEQEEDEFLDDFINKNFDIGKDLDDDVFSSIQRTPKKKRKKSEQANSSKEKNSKNISKKKNGKQEDALTDDVMEFSDFAKLKRKKKKRDE is encoded by the coding sequence ATGTATAAAAAAGTCCACGatatggacaaaaaaaaagggaaaaaaaaacagcacaAGGATGTAGGAAGTTACGACTTGAAGAAAACGgggaaatttttcaaatacaAGAAGAACgatttaaagaaaaggagcTTCGGCGTCAACAAGAATTGgacaaataaaattaacaatACGTAcagaagggaggaaaagaaagggagcAGAAAACCATTTAATAGTAACAACCATGGGACAGGAAATTATGGCAATGGAAGGTGGAGTTCCTCCACGCCTCCTATGAATAATAGGAAACCAGTATGTGATTTTGAGAACCTGGTTAACGATGttgtggaaaataaaatgaccttaaaaaaaactgaTGATCATTTTATTCTCAACTTGAAGAAGATGTACAGCATAAACCATGTGTGGTTttccgtaaaaaaaaacctgGAACATATTGTattgaaatatattttgaaaaagaagaaaaaaaatttccaataCGATGATGTAAATTTCTATTTGAAGAAGATGCGAAAGAGgcagggaaaaaaggggaaggagacagaaaatgaaaatgaggAACAAGTTCTTGTTGATGAAAACGATGAGCAGAAGTTGCACCAAACGGCAAGGacacaaaataaattacttttcctaaacccggaggATATAGTTTTCCATCTTGACGAAGAGGGCAAAGAAATTTTACTAAACagcaaaatttggaaaagtaaaataaagcagttattaaaaaggaaaatatcctCATgtgaggaaaggaaaaatcctGCTAGTCCTGAGGAGGATGATTTTACAGAGAAATCACAGACAATCGATTATTTAGATGTGCCAATTTACTTACGTCGTTTGTATGAACTTGAAAACGAGTATAACAACAGGGATGGCAACAACTACAATGTTGGCGCGAATAATGGCTATACAGGGGGAAATGCTAGCCATAACCACcaccaagggaaaaaaataaaattgaaacTGCTTCTAAAGAGGAAAGTGAACATGAGCAGCGTGTACAATTTGCTTTATGATATTGGCCTTAATTTAATGTGCGAATACTACAAGGTTTACGTGGAAAAGTATtcagaagatgaagaaaagatTCATTTAGAAATTATACATAACAAGAGCAATGTCTTCACGGATCGAATTAACAACATGGTTGTGTTATTTAAGAAAAACCCACTAGTGTACATCCtttatgtaaaaattttgttaGATTATTATAAAATGAGGGAAGATATATTCATAAGGAAATCCATTTTGGAGTGCTTAAAACATGTGTTTATGTTCGTTTTGCCAAATGAGAATTTAGAAACATTAGAAGGGAATAACAGAGAAGTTGTGAACTACATTTTAAATGTTCTATTTAATCGGTTTAACTTTAAAGATTACAATTTCTCatccttttatttcttcctaaaTGCATTACTGTACATATACGCCCTTGAGAATTTCACGAAGAAGCTATTCCTACAGTAcatattcattttgaagaattCCATGTACAGCTCCATACCGAGTCTCTTCTATGTGTCAGTAAACAATTTAAAAgaattttgtttaaaaagaagagaaaataaatttgcaaATCTTAACATCCTTCTCGAGGGGTACTTATCTATTAATAAGGGAAACCCCCTACTTCTAAATAtcctaaaaaatataataaccATGGAAAATATGCAACACTATATCGTTTTTTACCTGTTCGAACAAGTATTATCCAACTTAAGATTCTGCGTTGAGCAAATCGTAGagtctttaaaaaatggagacaaggaaaatattttaaataaaaagttgaagaaggaaattttgaGCATGAAAAGATCATTATTCATTCTGTACAAAATTAAGAGCCACTCTTTTAATGACATCACAGAAAATATCATCTATTTTGCTACGTACATTTTTGAGATGTTTTCGAAGAATGTTTTCGAACTTTACGAGAAGAGAAATATCCTCCTCAATGAATGGAGCATAGATAAAATGAGCTACATTAAATATACTTCTGTGGAAGAGGAAAGtttggaaaatggaaaagatcCAAAGGATGCCTTAAGGTGCGCTGAAGGTCCTAAATTGGAAGATAAGCAACCAATGTATGATATTTGTCAGGTGCCTCCCCCCAATTTATCTCAAACGAGCGAAATCGAAAAGGATGCAAAGAATGAAGAATTCTCcaccaagggggggggagagtcCAATTACAGCAATGGAAGCACAACGAAGCTTGTGGGCGCGCCTAGCAACAGTCAATCCGTGCGCAGCGATAATTCTTCGGCCATGGGGGCCAGTACTAAAGAGACCAACGTGATTAGCGGGGAGGAATTCCGGGAAGGAAGTGAAGAGACCCTTGGAGGGGGTGAAAAGGATGGAAATGAGATGCAGAAGGAAGCGCAAAATGATGTCCCCAATGGTACCCAAATGGGAGCCGAGTCTGGATCCGCAAATAGGAAATCCAGCGGAAGCAAAAACCCTGACCGTCATAAAAGAACGACCGACGAATGCACCTTCCACAAATACTGTCTGTACGGATATCTGAGCAAAACTATTCTGAAAGTGCTCTCTAGTATCTTAGTGAACAACATCTACTTCATCATTTACAACAGATGCATTTTGTTGAAAAATCAGAACAACTCCGAACGACGAGGAGCaggaaaaatagaagaaggaggaggaacggTCGAGAAGGCACCAGAGGAAAAGTACCTGCACAGCTTAAACATTTTATCcttgttaaaaataataagaagTGTCAAGtcttacaaaataaaaattaatttcctcatcatcatgTTCCTGCTTCTGTACTCATCCAACCAAATAGACGATAATATATATTGCTATTTTTAcagtattttaaaaaatataaattattatGAAAGTGATCATACGTATAATTTCTATGGGCTACTAACAGCACTAATACTTACAGATAAAAATTTAATCAGAAATGTTAGCTTTATAAAACGAATTTTTCAATATAGTATTCATGCGAAGGAATCATGGAcccatttattttccctgATGATGATACGTTATTtagttttaaagaaaaacatgCTCATGAAATTCTTGtttaatgatgaaaatagTTTATTTGCACAAAATCTGGATAATGTCAAAAATGCCTTTatgataaaatttaaaaaatatcacaaaggggaaaaaattccaatCGTCAATGATGAGATGTTTCTTTATAATAAGTCCGTAAATAATCCTCTAGATGCCAATTCTATActaacccatttttatgagttttacaatttttcctccttgctCAATGACAATTTCAAGAATGCCCTCTTCGAATTTAGGAACATcagaatttttaattataattttattcagATGAATAATTTTGGTGCTCACAAAAATAGCTTCGCCAATAATGGATTCCTGCGTAATAGACGACCCCTTTTGGGCGAACCTGGAGGACAGATAAAGGGGCCAATCGTTAACGGCACTATGGCGAATGGCAGTACGGAGAATGCAGACAAATTAAACTCGAATGAGGGCGACTCCTCTGAGAACCTCCCCTCCAACGGGAAAAACACAGAAGAGAAGGCTCCTCTTCAAAACTGCGCAGATAAAAACGGTAATCACAACGATCATggtgatgatggtgatgacgATATAGTATTGAACGTCAGGACCAATCACCCGTGGAGGAGGAACACACAAATGATTGATTCCACGAAATGCTTATCCCCCAGCATGCCTCCTCCGATTCCCCCACCACCAAGCACAAACGGAACGACAattaacaacaaaaatggtaATTGGTCCCAATTCAGCGCTATACCTCCCCCGCCAGAACCACCACCCCCAAGTTCACATGATTCGTCTTTTGGCTATCCAAATACATACCGGTATGAAACGAAGGACGTCATCAACATACTAGATAAAATATCACTAGAATACAAGAGCGCCCAAGAACAAGTAAATATGCtcaatatttttaacaattttatgCATGACTGTTGCATTAAcgagaaaagagaaaataatgaGCAGGTTAAAAAGCAGGGAAGGTTTAAATTAATAAACAATCCATAccagaaatatttttacgacATTCTGAACATATATAATAACAatagttttaaaaaatttaaggacAAGTatgaaattaaaacaaaGAAGCGCGCCGACGGTGTAAGTGATGCTCGCGGAACTTCAgaagatgacgatgatgCCACGGAATCAGTTCTGGACGAGGAacaggaggaagacgaaTTCCTGGATGACTtcataaacaaaaatttcgACATAGGCAAAGACCTGGACGATgatgtattttcttctatccAGAGAAcaccaaaaaagaaaaggaaaaaaagtgaacaagcTAATTCttcgaaggagaaaaattcaaagaatatttcgaagaagaaaaacgggAAACAGGAAGATGCTCTTACGGATGATGTAATGGAATTTTCAGATTTCGCCAAgctgaaaaggaagaagaaaaagagggacGAATAA